In a genomic window of Tamandua tetradactyla isolate mTamTet1 chromosome 17, mTamTet1.pri, whole genome shotgun sequence:
- the LYG2 gene encoding lysozyme g-like protein 2 isoform X2, with translation MLSAATFLGLFALIDTSRGLYPFIHLANPTLPPRLYHGCYGDIMTMETPGASCDMDILIKCGIHGSEMFAEMDLRAIKPYQILIKEVGQKHCLDPALIAAIISRESHGGAALCDGWDHTGLKFGLMQLDKKTYHPVGTWDSKEHLLQAVEILTDRIKAIQKQFPTWSATQHLKGGLSAFKSGIETIATPLDIETDFANDIIARGRFYRRNGF, from the exons ATGCTGTCAGCTGCCACATTTTTGGGACTTTTTGCCCTCATTG ACACCTCTAGGGGCTTGTACCCCTTCATCCACTTGGCGAACCCAACCCTCCCGCCTCGCCTGTACCATGGGTGCTACGGAGACATCATGACCATGGAAACCCCTGGGGCCTCCTGCGACATGGACATACTGATTAAATGCG GGATCCATGGTTCTGAAATGTTTGCTGAGATGGATCTGAGAGCCATAAAGCCTTACCAGATTCTGATCAAAGAAGTTGGACAGAAGCATTGCTTGGACCCCGCGCTCATTGCAGCCATCATCTCCAGGGAAAGCCATGGTGGAGCTGCCCTGTGTGATGGCTGGGACCACACGGGACTTAAATTCGGCTTGATGCAG CTTGATAAAAAAACTTATCATCCTGTTGGTACCTGGGACAGCAAAGAACACCTTTTGCAGGCTGTTGAGATTTTAACAGACAGAATTAAGGCAATCCAGAAACAATTCCCCACGTGGAGTGCAACTCAACACCTCAAAG GTGGTCTCTCGGCCTTTAAGTCAGGAATCGAAACCATTGCTACCCCTTTGGACATAGAAACTGACTTCGCCAATGATATTATTGCCCGAGGTAGATTCTATAGAAGAAATGGCTTCTAG
- the LYG2 gene encoding lysozyme g-like protein 2 isoform X1 codes for MCLDSRSCGVKVSTMLSAATFLGLFALIDTSRGLYPFIHLANPTLPPRLYHGCYGDIMTMETPGASCDMDILIKCGIHGSEMFAEMDLRAIKPYQILIKEVGQKHCLDPALIAAIISRESHGGAALCDGWDHTGLKFGLMQLDKKTYHPVGTWDSKEHLLQAVEILTDRIKAIQKQFPTWSATQHLKGGLSAFKSGIETIATPLDIETDFANDIIARGRFYRRNGF; via the exons ATGTGCCTGGACTCACG GTCCTGTGGGGTAAAAGTCAGCACCATGCTGTCAGCTGCCACATTTTTGGGACTTTTTGCCCTCATTG ACACCTCTAGGGGCTTGTACCCCTTCATCCACTTGGCGAACCCAACCCTCCCGCCTCGCCTGTACCATGGGTGCTACGGAGACATCATGACCATGGAAACCCCTGGGGCCTCCTGCGACATGGACATACTGATTAAATGCG GGATCCATGGTTCTGAAATGTTTGCTGAGATGGATCTGAGAGCCATAAAGCCTTACCAGATTCTGATCAAAGAAGTTGGACAGAAGCATTGCTTGGACCCCGCGCTCATTGCAGCCATCATCTCCAGGGAAAGCCATGGTGGAGCTGCCCTGTGTGATGGCTGGGACCACACGGGACTTAAATTCGGCTTGATGCAG CTTGATAAAAAAACTTATCATCCTGTTGGTACCTGGGACAGCAAAGAACACCTTTTGCAGGCTGTTGAGATTTTAACAGACAGAATTAAGGCAATCCAGAAACAATTCCCCACGTGGAGTGCAACTCAACACCTCAAAG GTGGTCTCTCGGCCTTTAAGTCAGGAATCGAAACCATTGCTACCCCTTTGGACATAGAAACTGACTTCGCCAATGATATTATTGCCCGAGGTAGATTCTATAGAAGAAATGGCTTCTAG